The following proteins are encoded in a genomic region of Xenopus laevis strain J_2021 chromosome 3L, Xenopus_laevis_v10.1, whole genome shotgun sequence:
- the golt1b.L gene encoding vesicle transport protein GOT1B isoform X2 yields MISLTDSQKIGMGLTGFGVFFLIFGMLLFFDKALLAIGNVLFVAGLAFVIGLERTFRFFFQKHKVKATGFFLGGVFVVLVGWPLIGMVLEIYGFFLLFRGFFPVVVGFIRRIPVLGSLLNLPGISSPT; encoded by the exons ATGATCTCACTGACAGACTCGCAGA AAATCGGCATGGGATTAACGGGATTTGGGGTGTTCTTCCTGATCTTTGGGATGCTGCTGTTTTTTGACAAAGCCTTATTGGCTATAGGAAAT GTGCTGTTTGTGGCCGGCTTGGCCTTCGTCATTGGACTGGAGAGAACATTCCGCTTTTTCTTCCAGAAACACAAAGTTAAAGCCACGGGCTTCTTCCTGGGGGGAGTGTTTGTGGTTCTGGTTGGGTGGCCCCTCATAGGAATGGTGCTGGAGATCTACGGCTTCTTCCTCTTGTTCAG GGGTTTCTTCCCTGTGGTCGTTGGATTCATTCGAAGAATTCCTGTGTTGGGGTCACTCCTGAACTTGCCTGGAATCAGCTCA CCAACCTAA
- the golt1b.L gene encoding vesicle transport protein GOT1B isoform X1, translating to MISLTDSQKIGMGLTGFGVFFLIFGMLLFFDKALLAIGNVLFVAGLAFVIGLERTFRFFFQKHKVKATGFFLGGVFVVLVGWPLIGMVLEIYGFFLLFRGFFPVVVGFIRRIPVLGSLLNLPGISSLVDKAGESNNMV from the exons ATGATCTCACTGACAGACTCGCAGA AAATCGGCATGGGATTAACGGGATTTGGGGTGTTCTTCCTGATCTTTGGGATGCTGCTGTTTTTTGACAAAGCCTTATTGGCTATAGGAAAT GTGCTGTTTGTGGCCGGCTTGGCCTTCGTCATTGGACTGGAGAGAACATTCCGCTTTTTCTTCCAGAAACACAAAGTTAAAGCCACGGGCTTCTTCCTGGGGGGAGTGTTTGTGGTTCTGGTTGGGTGGCCCCTCATAGGAATGGTGCTGGAGATCTACGGCTTCTTCCTCTTGTTCAG GGGTTTCTTCCCTGTGGTCGTTGGATTCATTCGAAGAATTCCTGTGTTGGGGTCACTCCTGAACTTGCCTGGAATCAGCTCA CTGGTGGACAAGGCCGGAGAGAGTAACAACATGGTATAG